The Leptospira bouyouniensis genome contains a region encoding:
- the gspN gene encoding type II secretion system protein GspN, whose amino-acid sequence MAKENELEEDFDLEEDMTIQESLLEEDNELFDEDNDEEHTKVNRKEIFILVTISFVSFLIFTIFIFPLNEIVRSILIKTGKETGVIMDAKEIHFPMIGRKSFDSFVVSLPSGAALKAEEVSLGISLLGILQSRLEGDVNVGYFSYEGSDLSIGIQTIDLPIRLSPLDDKITKWNGEGEITLSGGKIKESMEIPFLGSLKGTDIKKANLLFKVRSGKLLIERGTLDSNIAKFQFQGVVRLSDTISFSQLDLKVCFSFTDKFALERQDLVGMVALLPQEAGKTCIPVRGTLSSPKVDLPNLNQLGGGIPKTEDGSIEPAPTP is encoded by the coding sequence ATGGCAAAAGAAAACGAATTAGAGGAAGATTTTGACTTAGAAGAAGATATGACCATTCAAGAGTCATTATTGGAAGAAGACAATGAATTGTTTGACGAAGATAATGATGAAGAACATACAAAGGTCAATCGCAAAGAAATTTTCATTTTAGTAACTATTTCCTTTGTTTCATTTTTGATTTTTACCATATTTATTTTTCCTCTAAATGAAATTGTACGTTCTATACTGATTAAAACTGGTAAAGAAACCGGTGTCATTATGGATGCTAAAGAAATCCATTTTCCTATGATTGGACGTAAATCATTTGATAGTTTTGTGGTTAGTTTACCTTCTGGAGCTGCTTTAAAAGCCGAAGAAGTGAGTCTCGGTATTTCCCTTTTGGGGATTTTACAATCCCGATTGGAAGGAGATGTGAACGTTGGCTATTTTAGTTATGAGGGGAGTGATCTTTCGATTGGAATCCAAACGATCGATTTACCAATTCGATTATCTCCCTTAGATGATAAAATTACAAAATGGAATGGAGAAGGTGAGATCACTCTTTCTGGTGGAAAAATCAAAGAGTCCATGGAGATTCCATTTTTAGGTTCGTTAAAGGGAACAGATATTAAAAAAGCAAATCTTCTCTTTAAGGTTCGATCTGGAAAGTTACTCATTGAACGAGGGACTCTCGATTCAAATATAGCGAAATTCCAATTCCAAGGAGTTGTAAGACTTTCCGATACAATTTCTTTTTCTCAATTGGATTTAAAAGTATGTTTCTCTTTTACGGACAAGTTTGCATTGGAAAGGCAAGATTTAGTGGGTATGGTGGCACTTTTGCCCCAAGAAGCTGGTAAAACTTGTATTCCTGTGAGAGGGACGTTATCATCTCCCAAAGTGGATCTACCCAACTTAAATCAATTAGGTGGTGGGATTCCTAAAACCGAAGATGGATCCATTGAACCGGCTCCAACTCCTTAA
- a CDS encoding vitamin B12-dependent ribonucleotide reductase encodes MKIERHFTKGNKGLYPNLTWVRKDSKITNTDGSVVFEANGVEVPDFWSQVATDILAQKYFRRKGVPKYLKKVAEKGIPEWLQRSVPDDEKLIALNPEDRYVGESDSKQVFHRLAGCWTYWGFKYGYFSDEDSARVFYEEVIFMLASQMSAPNSPQWFNTGLHWAYGIDGKSQGHYYVDPKSGKLVRSASSYEHPQPHACFIQSVDDDLVNEGGIMDLWVREARLFKYGSGTGTNFSNLRAANESLSGGGKSSGLMSFLKIGDRAAGAIKSGGTTRRAAKMVCLDMDHPDIEEFIDWKVQEEKKVASLVTGSILNNRLLNEIMNACASAKQTLGEEKAYDPAANVDLKKAIQKARKAFVPDNYIKRVIDLSKQGYKDLLFEELTTDWQSEAYNTVSGQNSNNSVRITNEFMEAVEKDLPFHLINRTEKEKARKEGREPKAAKTLRARDLWERIANAAWNSADPGTQYHSTINEWHTCPEDGAINASNPCSEYMFLDNTACNLASANLVKFLKEDGTFDVEGYRYLNKIWTIILEISVLMAQFPSKEIAELSYKFRTLGLGYANLGSLLMIMGIPYDSQEAMAVTGAISSIMHMTAYATSAEMAKELGPFAGYEKNKEHMLRVMRNHRRAAYNAPKEEYEGLTITPVGINPSFLPSYLLEAAKEDSDRALELGEQYGYRNAQVTVIAPTGTIGLVMDCDTTGIEPDFALVKYKKLAGGGYFKIINQSVPAALKKLGYSQAEQDAIVNYCKGHATFNGAPGVNTARLKEKGFTEDVLEKLEKQLPFVFDIQFAFNKFTLGEDFLAKTLGIDPSLYNSMGFNLLETLGFTADEIAQANDYVCGTMTIENAPFIKEKDLPVFDCANKCGKYGKRFLSYQSHIRIMAAAQPFISGAISKTINLPEEATIEDVKNAYLMSWKVMIKANALYRDGSKLSQPLNSVFQLLSAVGDEEEELSTSSTPKTVTEVAEKLVYKYISERRKLPHRRAGYTQKAMVGGHKVYLRTGEYEDGQLGEIFIDMHKEGAAFRSLMNAFAIAVSLGLQHGVPLEEFVEAFTFFKFEPNGMVSGNPHIKMSTSVIDYIFRELAITYLGRYDLAQVSPEDLRTDEVGRKAEPARETVGKSETSGPRTPLQVNAISMKSVLEDKQEVVAVAGQTAQPTQTQAQTAAATLKIIAEARTKGYTGDSCTECGSFQMVRNGACLKCISCGSTTGCS; translated from the coding sequence ATGAAGATTGAGAGGCATTTTACCAAAGGGAACAAGGGTTTATACCCAAATTTAACATGGGTTCGTAAGGACTCAAAGATTACCAATACCGATGGATCCGTTGTGTTTGAAGCAAACGGCGTCGAAGTTCCTGATTTTTGGTCGCAAGTTGCAACCGATATCCTTGCTCAGAAATATTTCCGCCGCAAAGGTGTTCCCAAATACTTAAAAAAAGTAGCTGAAAAAGGAATCCCAGAATGGTTACAACGATCGGTTCCTGATGATGAAAAACTCATCGCCCTCAATCCAGAAGATCGATATGTCGGAGAATCTGATTCCAAACAGGTATTCCACCGTTTGGCAGGTTGTTGGACTTATTGGGGTTTTAAATACGGTTATTTTTCTGATGAAGATAGTGCTCGAGTCTTCTATGAAGAAGTCATCTTTATGCTCGCAAGCCAAATGTCTGCTCCGAACTCCCCACAATGGTTCAATACTGGACTCCATTGGGCTTATGGGATCGATGGAAAATCACAAGGTCATTATTATGTAGATCCAAAATCTGGAAAATTAGTGAGATCGGCCTCTTCTTACGAACACCCACAACCTCATGCATGTTTTATCCAATCAGTTGATGATGATTTAGTGAATGAAGGTGGGATCATGGACCTTTGGGTCAGGGAAGCTCGCCTCTTTAAATATGGTTCGGGTACTGGAACCAATTTTTCCAACCTTCGTGCTGCCAACGAATCCCTTTCTGGAGGTGGTAAAAGTTCAGGCCTTATGTCTTTCTTAAAAATTGGGGACCGAGCTGCCGGAGCGATTAAGTCTGGCGGAACCACTCGTCGTGCCGCAAAGATGGTTTGCCTTGATATGGACCATCCAGACATCGAAGAGTTCATTGATTGGAAAGTCCAAGAAGAGAAAAAAGTAGCTTCCCTTGTGACAGGATCCATCCTCAATAACAGACTATTAAATGAAATTATGAATGCTTGTGCTTCCGCCAAACAAACACTTGGTGAAGAAAAGGCATACGATCCAGCTGCAAACGTGGATCTCAAAAAAGCGATCCAAAAAGCAAGGAAAGCCTTTGTTCCAGACAATTATATCAAACGAGTGATCGACTTATCCAAACAAGGATACAAAGACCTTCTCTTTGAAGAACTCACAACTGATTGGCAATCAGAAGCTTACAACACAGTCTCAGGACAAAATTCAAATAACTCTGTACGTATCACAAATGAGTTTATGGAAGCGGTCGAAAAAGACCTACCCTTCCACCTCATCAATCGTACGGAAAAGGAAAAAGCCCGAAAAGAAGGTCGTGAACCAAAAGCGGCAAAAACCTTACGCGCTCGTGATCTTTGGGAAAGGATTGCAAACGCTGCTTGGAACTCTGCAGACCCTGGTACTCAATACCACAGCACAATCAACGAATGGCACACTTGTCCAGAAGATGGAGCAATCAATGCATCGAACCCATGTTCTGAATACATGTTCCTAGACAACACAGCATGTAACCTGGCTTCTGCAAACCTTGTCAAATTTTTAAAAGAAGATGGAACCTTTGATGTAGAAGGTTACCGTTACCTCAACAAAATTTGGACCATCATTCTAGAAATTTCGGTTCTTATGGCACAGTTCCCTTCGAAAGAAATTGCGGAATTATCATACAAATTTAGGACTTTAGGTCTTGGGTATGCAAACCTTGGATCCCTTCTCATGATTATGGGTATCCCTTATGATTCACAAGAAGCAATGGCTGTCACGGGTGCAATTTCTTCCATCATGCATATGACTGCTTATGCTACTTCTGCAGAGATGGCAAAAGAACTAGGACCGTTTGCTGGTTACGAAAAAAACAAAGAACATATGTTACGTGTAATGCGTAACCATAGACGTGCCGCTTATAATGCACCGAAAGAAGAATACGAAGGATTAACCATCACTCCAGTAGGAATCAACCCATCCTTTTTACCTTCGTATCTACTTGAAGCTGCAAAAGAAGATTCTGACCGAGCGTTGGAGCTTGGAGAACAGTATGGTTATCGTAATGCACAAGTGACAGTGATCGCACCAACAGGAACCATTGGTTTGGTTATGGATTGTGATACAACAGGGATCGAACCTGACTTTGCACTTGTGAAATATAAAAAATTGGCTGGTGGTGGTTACTTTAAAATCATTAACCAATCAGTTCCTGCAGCTCTGAAAAAACTTGGGTATAGCCAAGCAGAACAAGATGCCATCGTAAACTACTGTAAAGGACATGCCACTTTTAACGGAGCTCCAGGTGTCAACACAGCACGTTTAAAAGAAAAAGGATTCACAGAAGATGTATTGGAGAAATTGGAAAAACAACTTCCATTTGTTTTTGATATCCAATTCGCATTTAACAAATTTACGTTAGGTGAAGATTTCCTTGCTAAAACGTTAGGTATTGACCCTTCTCTTTACAACTCAATGGGATTCAATTTATTAGAAACATTGGGATTTACAGCAGATGAAATTGCACAAGCAAATGACTATGTTTGTGGAACTATGACGATCGAAAATGCTCCTTTTATCAAAGAGAAGGACCTTCCAGTTTTTGATTGTGCGAACAAATGTGGTAAATATGGAAAACGCTTTTTGTCCTATCAATCACACATCCGAATCATGGCAGCGGCTCAGCCATTCATATCGGGTGCAATTTCCAAAACGATCAACCTTCCAGAAGAGGCAACCATTGAGGATGTTAAAAATGCATACCTCATGTCCTGGAAAGTGATGATCAAAGCAAACGCTCTCTACCGAGACGGATCAAAACTTTCACAACCACTTAACTCCGTATTTCAGTTGTTAAGTGCTGTAGGAGACGAGGAAGAAGAACTAAGCACAAGTTCAACTCCGAAAACGGTAACAGAAGTTGCAGAAAAACTAGTGTATAAATACATTTCGGAAAGAAGGAAACTCCCTCATCGACGTGCAGGATACACTCAAAAAGCTATGGTGGGTGGTCACAAAGTATATCTCCGAACAGGAGAATATGAAGATGGCCAACTAGGCGAAATCTTTATCGATATGCACAAAGAAGGTGCGGCATTCCGCTCTTTAATGAATGCCTTTGCGATCGCAGTTTCTCTTGGTTTACAACATGGTGTTCCTTTGGAAGAATTTGTAGAAGCGTTTACATTCTTCAAATTTGAACCAAATGGAATGGTGTCTGGAAACCCACATATCAAAATGTCTACTTCTGTGATTGACTATATCTTTAGAGAACTTGCCATCACTTATCTTGGTCGATACGACTTGGCACAAGTATCGCCAGAAGACTTAAGAACAGATGAGGTTGGAAGAAAAGCAGAACCAGCACGAGAAACTGTGGGAAAGTCCGAGACTAGCGGTCCTCGTACCCCGCTACAAGTGAATGCGATTTCTATGAAATCAGTCCTTGAGGACAAACAAGAAGTGGTAGCTGTGGCGGGACAAACGGCACAACCAACTCAAACCCAAGCACAAACAGCAGCAGCAACTCTCAAAATCATCGCTGAAGCAAGGACCAAAGGTTACACTGGAGATTCCTGTACTGAATGTGGTTCTTTCCAGATGGTGAGAAATGGTGCCTGCCTCAAGTGTATCTCTTGCGGATCAACAACTGGTTGTTCGTAA
- a CDS encoding L,D-transpeptidase family protein, protein MCLIPFFAVSFANSLPNSSKTPIFSQSEQIILILGKPGNTQGKLYFFAADGGEWKEIVSRVPVWFGRSGLISADKKREGDGFTPSGSFPVKRVFGYTRRSIRNLEYTQIRRKDHWSDASNSKHYNQFIRNYEKGATSLWNSPIYQLFIAIEHNTNASIPGYGSMIFLHPWDETKPTSGCVGLKFSDLETIIQNLNGNKNPFILIVESEEEI, encoded by the coding sequence TTGTGTTTAATTCCTTTTTTCGCAGTTTCCTTTGCGAATTCTCTCCCAAATTCATCAAAAACTCCGATTTTTTCCCAGTCAGAACAAATCATACTCATTCTCGGAAAACCTGGAAATACCCAAGGCAAACTGTATTTTTTTGCCGCTGATGGAGGAGAATGGAAGGAAATTGTTTCACGGGTTCCTGTTTGGTTTGGAAGGAGCGGGCTTATTTCTGCCGATAAAAAACGAGAAGGGGACGGATTTACTCCCAGTGGTAGTTTTCCCGTAAAACGAGTGTTTGGGTACACTCGTCGGTCAATACGAAATTTAGAATACACTCAAATTCGAAGAAAAGACCATTGGAGTGATGCCTCAAATTCAAAACATTACAATCAATTCATTCGGAATTATGAGAAGGGAGCAACTTCTTTATGGAATTCACCCATTTACCAACTTTTCATTGCTATTGAACATAATACCAATGCAAGTATTCCCGGATATGGAAGTATGATTTTCCTCCATCCTTGGGACGAAACCAAACCAACGTCAGGTTGTGTAGGTTTAAAATTTTCAGATTTGGAAACCATCATTCAAAATTTAAATGGTAACAAAAATCCATTCATTCTCATCGTAGAATCAGAAGAGGAAATCTAA
- a CDS encoding flavin-containing monooxygenase, which produces MTTSLLRNPSVVVIGAGMTGILLAIELEKAGITDITILEKKHDLGGTWRENTYPGVACDIPAHMYTYSFAPNPEWSHRFAHGDEIQAYFKRVSDEYKVTPKIHFNEAVTDGSYQNGKWTVKTSKGKTYVSDFLISATGILHHPAKPNIPGLDRFKGNCFHTAEWDHSVSLEGKRIGVIGTGSTAAQVIPEVMKLGKKVSVFQRTPQWIVKVPDTTYTEKDKQKWRKEPNILKRFHKWYTFAVEQTFSKAVIGKKIPHLLMSYLCKRNLRTSVKDPVLRKKLTPDYRVGCKRVIVNSTFYDAIQKPNADLVTEGIEKITENGVVTKDGVLHELDVLVLATGFHPFNFMRPMNLTGENGISIDTVWKKKVQAYRSLFIPHFPNFVLMLGPNTPIGNFSVIAMSEVQTKYVLKIIEDWRKRKFNSIQTTEEALQRFAAYLKKGMAGTVWLGGCQSWYLDPDGDPAMWPYTWSRWEKEMKTPDYKDFLLSSN; this is translated from the coding sequence ATGACAACATCACTTCTGAGAAATCCATCTGTTGTGGTGATCGGTGCAGGAATGACAGGCATTCTTTTGGCGATTGAGTTGGAAAAAGCAGGGATCACCGATATTACCATTTTAGAAAAGAAACATGACTTAGGTGGGACATGGAGAGAGAACACTTATCCTGGTGTGGCCTGTGATATCCCTGCTCATATGTATACATATAGTTTTGCACCAAATCCAGAATGGAGCCATCGATTTGCACATGGAGACGAGATCCAAGCATACTTCAAACGTGTGAGTGACGAATACAAAGTAACTCCGAAAATCCACTTCAATGAAGCGGTGACAGATGGTTCCTACCAAAATGGAAAATGGACAGTCAAAACTTCCAAGGGAAAAACGTATGTTTCCGACTTTCTCATTTCTGCGACAGGAATTTTACACCATCCAGCCAAACCGAACATTCCTGGACTCGATCGTTTCAAAGGAAATTGTTTCCACACAGCTGAGTGGGACCATTCTGTCTCACTTGAAGGGAAACGAATTGGAGTCATAGGAACAGGTTCAACAGCTGCTCAAGTAATCCCTGAGGTGATGAAACTTGGAAAAAAAGTTTCAGTTTTCCAAAGGACACCACAGTGGATTGTCAAAGTTCCAGATACTACTTATACTGAAAAAGACAAACAAAAGTGGAGAAAAGAACCGAATATTCTAAAACGATTTCATAAATGGTATACATTCGCCGTCGAACAAACTTTTTCAAAAGCGGTGATTGGGAAAAAAATCCCACATTTATTAATGAGTTATTTATGCAAACGAAACCTGCGCACATCCGTAAAAGATCCTGTTCTCCGAAAAAAATTAACTCCAGATTATCGCGTTGGTTGCAAACGTGTCATCGTTAATTCAACATTTTATGATGCCATTCAAAAACCTAACGCAGACTTAGTGACGGAAGGAATTGAAAAAATCACAGAGAATGGTGTTGTCACAAAAGATGGAGTCTTACATGAATTAGATGTTTTAGTTCTTGCAACTGGTTTCCATCCATTTAATTTCATGCGTCCAATGAATTTAACAGGAGAAAATGGAATCTCCATTGATACCGTTTGGAAAAAGAAAGTACAAGCTTATCGATCACTTTTTATTCCACATTTTCCGAATTTTGTTTTGATGTTAGGTCCTAACACACCTATCGGAAATTTTTCGGTCATTGCTATGAGTGAAGTTCAAACCAAATATGTGTTAAAGATCATTGAAGATTGGCGAAAACGAAAATTCAACTCAATCCAAACTACAGAGGAAGCCTTACAAAGATTTGCAGCTTATCTTAAAAAAGGTATGGCAGGTACAGTTTGGCTTGGGGGATGTCAAAGTTGGTATTTAGATCCAGATGGTGATCCAGCGATGTGGCCCTACACTTGGAGTCGATGGGAAAAAGAGATGAAAACACCTGATTATAAAGACTTTCTTCTAAGCTCAAACTAA
- a CDS encoding ArsR/SmtB family transcription factor, with amino-acid sequence MNAFAVLADETRRDIIRLVAKKGELSSTEISQNFQMTPPAVSQHLKLLKEAKILHMKKDAQKRIYSLNHEGMREMEDWILEIKNLWTKRLDRLDRYVMKLKSEKTNGKQ; translated from the coding sequence ATGAATGCTTTTGCAGTTTTAGCAGATGAGACAAGAAGAGATATTATTCGACTTGTTGCCAAAAAAGGGGAGCTTAGCTCAACAGAAATTAGTCAGAACTTTCAAATGACTCCTCCAGCAGTTTCCCAACATTTAAAACTACTTAAGGAAGCAAAAATCCTTCATATGAAAAAAGATGCGCAAAAACGAATTTATAGTTTGAACCATGAAGGAATGAGGGAAATGGAAGATTGGATTTTAGAGATAAAAAATCTTTGGACGAAACGTTTGGATCGGTTAGATCGTTATGTAATGAAATTAAAAAGTGAGAAAACAAATGGGAAACAATAA
- a CDS encoding SRPBCC family protein, with amino-acid sequence MGNNNLETIIEDNKVKYKKYFDVPVDLLFEVWSKPEHLMEWWGPDGFTLTIKSLNFSNGGIWEFVMHGPDGHDYNNKIQFIEIQKPNYILYKHIGDGEGEVDVDFESRIIFEKSGDGTIFTMEQVFSSKQELERVNKKYGAIEGGKQHIGNLEYYLEKILKNNLV; translated from the coding sequence ATGGGAAACAATAACTTAGAAACAATCATCGAAGATAACAAAGTAAAGTATAAAAAATATTTTGATGTTCCAGTCGATTTACTCTTTGAGGTTTGGTCGAAACCTGAACATTTAATGGAATGGTGGGGACCAGATGGTTTCACATTAACGATTAAAAGTTTAAATTTTTCCAATGGTGGTATTTGGGAATTTGTTATGCACGGACCAGATGGGCATGATTATAATAATAAAATCCAATTTATCGAGATTCAAAAACCAAATTACATTTTATATAAACATATTGGAGATGGTGAAGGTGAAGTAGATGTTGATTTTGAATCTAGGATAATCTTTGAAAAATCTGGTGATGGAACAATTTTTACTATGGAACAAGTTTTTTCCAGCAAACAAGAGTTAGAGAGAGTCAACAAAAAATATGGAGCCATTGAAGGTGGAAAACAACATATTGGAAACCTGGAATACTATTTGGAAAAAATTTTAAAAAACAATCTGGTTTAG